A region from the Dendropsophus ebraccatus isolate aDenEbr1 chromosome 1, aDenEbr1.pat, whole genome shotgun sequence genome encodes:
- the LOC138786030 gene encoding olfactory receptor 2D2-like — MEMEKPQTNVTVDTGFYLLGFQGSKYLNIFLFCLLLVVYWGTVCGNLLIITLVSTSKILHTPMYFFLTQLSISDILLTTDIVPNMLHILLNNGGTITFICCLTQFYFFLVSEGFECLILTVMSYDRYVAICNPLRYSSIMTGTHCLILAVMCWVLGFSIALIYTITISVLKFCGPNIIDHLYCDLVPLVEMACSSTYAVELEVYIMCFLVLVIPITIIIISYGNIIVTILRFQSNISRQKAFSTCSSHLIVVSIFYITLLSVYLFPKGGKSLNLSKIISLLYTVFTPLINPIIYSLRNKDIKKSLQDIINKSQFFNNGMRISR, encoded by the coding sequence ACCAATGTGACGGTGGACACCGGGTTTTATCTCTTAGGATTTCAAGGCagcaaatatttaaatattttcctGTTCTGTCTTCTCTTGGTGGTTTACTGGGGGACAGTATGTGGGAATCTCCTGATCATCACCCTAGTGTCCACCAgcaagatcctccacaccccaatgtactttTTTCTTACACAACTCTCCATCAGTGACATCCTGCTGACCACAGATATCGTCCCAAACATGCTCCATATCCTACTGAATAATGGGGGGACCATTACTTTTATATGTTGTTTGactcagttttattttttcttagtcTCTGAGGGATTTGAATGTCTCATCCTCACAGTGATGTCTTACGACCGATATGTTGCCATCTGTAATCCCCTCCGGTACTCCTccattatgacaggtacacactGTTTGATACTGGCCGTCATGTGTTGGGTGTTGGGTTTTTCCATTGCATTGATTTACACCATAACCATATCAGTGCTGAAGTTCTGTGGACCAAATATTATTGACCATCTTTACTGTGATCTTGTTCCTTTAGTAGAGATGGCCTGTTCTAGTACTTACGCTGTTGAGTTAGAGGTTTACATAATGTGTTTCCTGGTACTAGTAATACCCATCACAATAATTATAATATCTTACGGTAATATTATTGTCACCATCTTACGGTTCCAGTCCAATATCAgtagacagaaagccttctctacctgcagctcccacctcattgtggtctCCATATTCTACATTACTCTATTGAGTGTTTATCTTTTCCCAAAAGGAGGAAAAAGCTTGAATCTTAGTAAAATCAtatccctgctatatactgtgttcaCTCCACTGAtcaaccccattatatacagtctgAGGAATAAAGACATTAAAAAATCTCTACAAGATATAATCAATAAATCTCAATTTTTTAACAATGGTATGAGAATCTCCAGataa